The window TATAAGTGTGTTTGAACTAGTATAGACACATTAATGCAAcatatcaatatttttctttatcttctttgTAACTTCTCTAATGGTAGTCTTATTACTTGTTGTAGCTTCTAGTATTAAGGGTCGTTCGGATTTTCAGTAGAACCGCATAAGGGTCTCAAAAATACTTTTTGAGAGTAAAATGAGTTTATGGTCATGTTTAATTACTCTTTAAAAAGTATGTTTGAGAGTAAAAGAATTTTCTTGAAATTCAGTTTAGAAACTTACATTTGACCCAAACTTAAGTTTATATACTTGTACCCAAACATACTCtactttctataaaaaaaattgattttgcaaaAGTTAAAGAATTGGTttgtttaagttttaaaaaataatttttaaaaaagtgctTATATATAAATGGCTTTTTAAGAATAAGATATagtttacttatttaaaaaagtaaaaaaattacttattttaagtaaaaacttagacataaaaaatcataaaactgtttattttatttaaaaaaaacacttattttaaaaaaaaataaactagaccaaaattgattctaaaatactataattttttaatgtttttacaatgaaaaatgttataattaaaatttaatataatattttagaacATTTCAAAAACTTACAACTCAATTAATTCTGAAATTAGAATAAACTCTTTTTACCAAAATCAAACATGTGAAATTTGCTTAAAATCACATTAATTGTATGAGTTCATATATGGTAAGTTGTTCACATTTTTACAATAACCAGTGGTCCCAACGGATGATTTATGATTGAACAATAATTTTAAGGTATGAGTGCATTACTGTGGTACCTGTCCGCCGGTGATGAATTTGAGGAGCAAGCAAGCGATGACGGAGCCAAGAATCTGCGCGATCCAGAAGAGCACGCAGCGGAGCAAGGTGAGGTTGCCGCCGACGAAGGCGCCGAACGTAACAGCAGGGTTGACGTGGCCGCCTGAGATGTTAGTGCTTACAGAGACGGCGACGAATAGGGCGAAGGCGTGTGCGACGGCGGCGACGACGAGGGCGGAGGGCTTGTCGACGGTGAGCTTGTTGACGGCCACGGAGGAGCCGGAGCCGGCGAAGACGAAGATGAGTGTGGAGATGAATTCGGAGAGAGCGGCTCGCCATGTGTCGCGGTGGCTGGCCTCTTGGGCTCTGCGCACGATGGCGCTGCGGTACGCCATTGTCCGTGCGATCGAGATCAGACGGTGATGGGTGCGCGTGTGAGTCTAGTTTAATGGTTCAGACCAAGAAGAACTAATGGTGCGGTAGCTTAAGTCAATGctgagttttctttttttttaaggattttgTCATTTTGAAGATAATAGAACACATCTGGGCTTTTTTGTTGGACCTCAagaagaagtgaaaagaaaaaaaaataaaactaacttttttttatgttttagaattttagactgggaaaaattaaaaaaaagaagtgaaagggaaaaataattcttaaataaaatttctaaattatGGAATTCgctatacttttatatatatatatatatatatatatatatatatatatatatatatatatatatatatatatatatttagctATTATTTTTGTGGGTAACCAAGCAGAGAAAGGACCAATTGGCAATATCTACTTCCAATTTCCGTACTTTccctttcatttctttttcactCCAATCATATAAACATTCCACCATCAAgacttgtgtttattttttataattccaTTGACATTCCCAATTTTATCGCACATTACATATTGCATTGCACTTAGATTCGTAATTTATGTATGTGAATGTGATGCAACAAGTGGAAGATTTGCTTTAGAACTTCAAGAATGTCTGTACCTTGCGAGTCAAGATGAAGAAGAACGAAGCAATAAATATTGTCCGTTTTGAAATTCAGTACAAGGCCTAGGTTAAGAACTTAGATACTCAAATCTCTTATAGTTAATTCTGGGAGTTACATTCAACTAATTTGTATAAGTTCAGTTAATTGTCTCAGTTGAATTCGGTTGATTGGTATGAATTCTGCTAATGCTGAATAATCCTTGTGTTGTTCACTATTCCTAAAATCTAGCTTATTTAAAAGCATTTCTCGTTTATCTTATGAAATTTAAGAACTTTAGTTACGTTTAATTAGTACCTAGTTGAACCAATTTGCATGTATTTACACAtcatttaattcattaatttacttatgaattaattttaatatattaatttattgtttatttatttttgtttaattttctacTGAAAGTTTAATCATTAGCCaggttttataattaattaagtattgTCACTATATATACTATTTTAGAACATTTCTTATGGTAAAATGACGACTAAAAAATTGTGGTTTAATCGTTTAGACAACTATTATACAATTATTGGCTATGCTATTTGTCTACATCACAAAATACGTTGTCTAAAATATATGTCCATACTTCTATATATAACCGTGGCTTAAACATATAACATgtataaaattacttaaaaaaccaTGGCCTTAAGGTTTAGACAACGGTTATAGAGCCATAGTTTAAACACAACAATTGTAGATTATAGTATTTGTCCACATTTAAAAAACGGTGGTCATAAAATAAAGACAACATCTAAAAAAGTGtgatcttttttattgtttgaggCTGTGAaaagattatgatttttttcacatatgaacacaattttttttgtgatcTAAAGCCAAAAATGTTGTAGTGAAcccacataaatttaaaatttttaataaatttcagttaataatagaaaaaatataaaattgagtttGTTAACATTTCTCACTGAATTGAATTGTAAGCCTAAGAGACATATTGAGTCAGGActtattttaatccttaattacacatatcaaaatcaaaagaggTCATCTTTGATCCACAATAAAGTAAAAGCAATCTAAtcaaaagaattaattaaaataacagtAACCCGATCATCTATACAATGAATTGTCATGTGCATTGGCATATTTATATAGAGTTCAGAGTGTGCAAATGCACTTTCTGAATTTGATTTGTTACATTTAAAtgtcttaaatttttattttttttaatcccttCTGGTTCATTTATATTTGAACCCACTATTCTCCTATTTTTTACTCTCCAATAACACTAGTTGCACGTAATCCAGGATCCTAGATCCGCTGTTGGATGTTTCATGTGTGAATTGTTAATTATCTTGTATGTAGATAACATGTCATATAGGCATGAACATtaactttaacaataaaaattaaaattaatagtagaattaaaataacaaacaaattacacttttaaagatttaaatgatattttagtacTTTAAGAGAGACCTAAGTGATAgtagatttaatttttgatacCGAAATAGCAGTTCACCCAGGTAAACAAATTACATACACTTAGTATTAATTCCTATCATATCTCTCTTTCACTTTATTTTCCACTTgaactttcttaattatttcctaTTTCTCCTCTGTAGTGGGTCATTGATAGATATTACAGAAATATATTACGCTATTAATTAATAGCTAGAACATGGCGATCCAACAGAAGGCAGTATGTAGCGATGTGAATATGTAAGGCGGTATATAAGAATGAGAGTTTTTATGTTCCACCTAatagtttgagagattttgatgttttttaaccaatcaaattatatgttatttttttattaattatttttttaaaaaaattaattcttcttattatttttaaaactttgaaattgtattttattaaattagaaaatataattaaagataactTTAAAGTATAAACCCTAAAatctttttagttatttttaacactttttataaaaaaaaatcttttgggTTTTAGggtataaaattgattattattgtttttaagcatatgttttataaaagtgttgaaagtaattaaaaaaaattaggattcTGACTTCTAAAGTtatctttaataatattttttaatttaaaaaaatttcaattttaaaattttaaaaataataattgaggagtaatttgagaaaacaaaaaaataaaataaatgatatgtaattttattatcGATGGCACAATACGAACTCTCATATAAGAATACGTTTTCCGGAGGTTTCCTTCACTTTTCAATCGGCTAGGTTGGCATACTTTTCCAATAGTACATAGTACAATGAGAATATGACCCATGAACGTTTAATATTATTGAATTATCCAAATATGACCTTTTTATCATGAGCTGCTTAAACCTTTGAAAAATAGTATAGGGAAGTGTAGATGCAATTTATATctcatattattaataatgttttGGAATACATCTAATTCAATCAGTATGTCCAGCATATATTCCTACAATTATGGAAATAAATTACAGATAGATGCCTGTTTTAACTTTAATAATTCCAGCTGAGAAAGTATAGCTAGGGATGTTGTTTTCTCGatcttggaaaaaaaaataaagcctctgaagaaattaaagtgggtagaaataataaaattattcaaagtaTTTTACATATCCCAATTTCTGAAAAGCAAAAGTTTAAgataatgaataattttaaaattaattaaggcAAATTATCAATTTGAGTTACAAGTTGATAATAAAATATGGTACATAGATATAATTCGTGAGCTGAACCTCAATTGGTGCTAATCATTGATCTCTTGCTCTAAAGGCTCAAATAACCGATAGTGGTACCTGCAGCATGTGAAGTGGAATATCATACACTACTGTAGTGGAATACATGTTATATACGAATTCTCACCATCAAACTCGCCTCGTGTCTTGTCTACGCTTAAGCAAGATTGTCAGATAATGTTcccccaataaaaaaaataaacaactaaaattatcatataataattcatatattttcttaGATACAAGAAGGTGGTGAGTTAGTGTTGTAGACTTATAGGCATTCTTGCATTaattaaacacttttttttatattaaatccaAAATAATTGAGAATTGTTCTTATTAAGATTATTTAGCAGTGAACAAGATGCTTTGCTTTAAGCCACTAACTGCAGCTAACCAATACCTGATGCTGTTACGTGCCCCTGACAACCCCTCCATTCCATAAGAATTCCTTACGCTAAGAATCTCTCTTACCCTCTTATATCCATATACTCTATACCTTACACCACCAATTGATAACCCCTACGTCATAGCCACCGTCCATGCATGTATACTACTTCACCATACTCcactatctttttcttttcattttttttttcattaacatCGCTTCCTTTCTAAAGAAAACAAATCTTGTTGCATATGATGTTGTATTAGGCCTTTTAACACAGCACTAAAGCTTCttataattatgtattattcatatattaaataaaaagttagaTAATACATTAAGGAGTGATTAGCACAACATGCATTTTCATACATAAATTCTCATCTCACAATGATcattttagaaatttaattaacaaagttTTTGAAGATATCTCTCTGTGACTCTACTAAAAGTTAAGGACTAAGACTAACCTCttcaaatagatatttttttcatacaaaAATTTGGATATTGAACCGGACCATCAATTTAAGTAACAAATTGTTACTAAAAATTGGTCTGTTTAATAAAGTAGTTATTAATTCCGGATTCAAACTAATTTAGGAGAAGAAAAACAAGTAGTTGACTATATATAGAACAAGTATTTAAAGTTTCCTTGGTGTGAAAGCGCCACTACACACAAGTAGTTCACATTTTaacgtaaaaaaaataacaatgataatGAGGGTGTACATTAATTGATGGTAGTAGTTAGGACTCAAGACAGAGTCACGCTCTGTATATAATATACAGTGCTTTTTACCCGACACCAAATGATTGGGAAAGACTATGAAATTTGAATCACATAATAAGGGCCATGCATATATGCGGCGTGATTGTTGGATATTATTGTCCATTGAAGTAGTGCCAAATGTGCAAAATAAGTGGTTGGGGTCAACTGCACATGAGTTCCCCTTCTTAGCAAGTGCCTATATTGCTACTATTAATCATCAAGTCATGGCTGCTACaagctaaaatattaattattagtacaAGATAATCTCGCATCACAAGTCATAAGGATCGTGTCCAACCCATAATATATTTGACATATGTTTAGTTTGTTAACTAATTATTGATTCAATTGGGTTCTAATTTAGTTAAACTAAAAGTTATACATGTAACCATCAAACATATGATCCGGATCAAttgtttttggattattttagtttaataaaagattttagatccaagttttaaatatataattatattaaatacttaaaagaaaaattctatcattcataataattttatctgatTCAAATAAGATTacatttaatagaaaatatataatttaaacaaaaaaaaattatacatgtaCAACTAGAAACTAAGGAAACTATAACTAGATAAGCTACTACATATTAAGAAAGAACAAAACACtaacaagaaaaggaaataattaaaaaaggaagataaagaaaaaagtgaggtGAAAGTTGCAAATTCTGTGCGGTTCCAGGCTTGCAAACCAATCCTCCAGAAAGGAATCGTTGAGAAAAAGTAATGGGTTTCCTTCAAAGCCAACCGAATCTTGCTCCTTTCCTCACCTCCTCATACTTCACAttgcatctctctctctctatacaCTTCACACCCTTCTAATACATTATTATATAtccctatatatataattttttcaaggTTAGAGAACGCAAGTCTGGCAAAGCCAAAACGCGGTTG of the Glycine max cultivar Williams 82 chromosome 13, Glycine_max_v4.0, whole genome shotgun sequence genome contains:
- the LOC100820403 gene encoding aquaporin TIP1-1 gives rise to the protein MAYRSAIVRRAQEASHRDTWRAALSEFISTLIFVFAGSGSSVAVNKLTVDKPSALVVAAVAHAFALFVAVSVSTNISGGHVNPAVTFGAFVGGNLTLLRCVLFWIAQILGSVIACLLLKFITGGQDVPVFKLSSGVGVGNAVVLEMVMTFGLVYTVYATTVDPRSRRGSLGVMAPIVIGFIVGANVLVGGPFDGASMNPAASFGPAVVGWSWKNHWVYWVGPLVGGGLAGFMYELIFVSHSRQRFRRSYY